GATTGGTTACGATGCCGCACACAACGACAACAGAGATAAAGTGGGGCAGGTAAGTAATGGTCTGTACCATTTTTTTGAACATGGCGTTCTTCACATCATTAAGCAGCAATGCCAGCAGGATCGGCGCCGGAAATGCGAATAACAGGCTGTACAAGCTGATCAGTAGCGTATTCTTCAGCACCCGCAGGAAGTAATCGCTCTGCAGGAATGTTTCAAAGTGGCTGAAGCCTGCCCACGGACTGTCCGCGATGCCCTGAAAAACGCTGTAATCCTTGAAGGCAATCTGCAGCCCGTACATCGGCTTAAAGGCAAACAGGATATACCATAATACAAAAGGCACAAGGATCGCATACAGGAACCAGTCCCTGCGCAGTGTCTTCCCCAGGCCCCCGGTCTTGACCGTTAATGCCGGCAAGCCGTTCTGACTCTCCTTAATCCGAAGTTTCATCACTTTTCTCTTCCTTCCTTGGCTGCCTGCTCGGCCGCCGCTGTCGTAACTTTATTATAAGTAGCGGCACTGCAAGCCATAAGGCAAAATCCGATTGTAAGGGACGGATATTCAACTGTAACCGGGTTCACCCGGATTGCACGAGTGATCCGAAGGCTTGTGTAAGCCACATTCTGCCCACAGCAAAAAACACCCGCAGCAGGAGAACTATCTCCAGTCTGCAGGTGTTCGGGTAGTATCGTTTCTGCCAAGATCAGGATACGCTAGAAGCTGCGGCTGTCCTGAACATGAATATAGTTAATGCCTTGCGCAGTCAGCTTGGAGCCGCTTGTATTCACGACACGGACTGCTTTTTTGCCTTTGCCGCTGAGGGAGAAGCTGATATTATTAGCCAGTTTGTTCTCCACAATCTGTTCGAGCGCGCTGTGGAATCCGCCAACCGTAATGCCCTCCAGGTTCTCCAGCACCGGTTCTTTGCCCTCTTCAATCGTCTTGAGAATTTGATAGATTAACGACTTGCTTCCGTCCATCCTGATTCGCCTCCTGCATCTATTGTGAGCGTTTACAACACATCTGCCTTGCATGCAAGCTTTTCCACCATTATCTATATTCTCTTATTCGACAGTGCAGAACGATTACCTCTTACCTGGAAATCACGCTTCAATAAAAAGTTTCATCTATATGTTTCCCGTACATGCTGCTGACCCCGACGAGTCTGAACACTCCATTTACTTTGGCATAGGTGTAATTCTGATCAGGTTCATCCTTATACCGTACCTCCGCTTCATAATCGCCCGATTTTAGGCTATAGACTCCACGGATCTCTTGAATATCTGCTGCGGGATACGCTCTGGTATGAACCAGGTACTCCCTTACTTCGCTTGCGATTTGGCTTCTTTTATACGGCAGCCCTGTAAGCGTCACATAGATCCCCCCCGCAACTATAGCGAGTACTACGCCAGCAATGATCACAGTCCGGTTAGTATGCCTCATGCGGATAACCTCCGTTCAACATTAGTTTTTGCTCTGAGTGGGAATAACATAATTTTACATGTGTCAGTTCATTTTACCACACTGATGAATGACAGCACATTGTATTCGGTTTTTCGCATACATTCTACTCTCCGGCCTTAACGCGCAAAAAAGCACCCCTCAAGGTGCTTCCTGCCACTAGCCACTTTTCCTGCCACTTTCCATCCTTATGCGTTCTGGCGGTATATTGGTGCGCCCAGCGGAGAGCTGCCCGCCCCGTCGTCAACAGCGATATCTGCGCCCTGGATATACGAAGAATCATCGGAGGCCAGGAATAGCGCTACCTTAGCCACCTCTTCCGGCACAGCCGCGCGACCCAGCGGAATCGAAGTCACATTGACCCGGAGTACTTCCTCGAAGGCGGCCAGCTCTGTACTGCCCAGCGGTGTAGAGCCCGCGATTCCTGCATTCGCATAGACCACATCCAGTCTGCCGAAGGCCTCAATGGCTGCATTCACAGCCTTCACTGCACTCTGCGGATTGGTCGCGTCCGCCTGAACAGCAACTACATGCTCCGCGCCCAACTCTTCTACCGCTGCATTCAAGGATACCGGATTGCGGCCGGTAATGACCACTTTTGCGCCCTCCGCCACAAACAGCCTGGCACTTGCCAGTCCAATCCCGCTATTCCCCCCAGTAATCAATGCAACCTTCCCGTCAAGCTTCCCCATCGTTAACACTCCTCATCCAGTTTATTCGAGACCATTCGTTCTACTATACTCAAAAAAATAATCTGCTTCGTACCAGCATCTTAGTACATTCGAGAACGATCAGTAAAGTATTATCTTTACCGGGCGTTCCCGAATACCATCAGCCATGAAAAAAACAGAAAATATCCCCCAATCCAAAGTAACGCCCCTATCATGATGAAGATTCCTGTGTACCCCGCCCAGCCTGGCGGTTTCCTTGTGTACTTCAACAGAAGAAGTGATACAACAATCAGAGCCACAGAGGGGATGCCTAACATCTGCAGCAGCATTATATTCAAGATATCCATAAAGAACCCTTGGAAGAACCATTGGTTCTTCAGCAGGACAAAGAGGGCCAAGCCTGCGATATTTACCACGACAGCGCTGATCCAGATTATTCTAACCGGTCTAACCATGCTTCACCCCCTATGCTATCCCATTACCCGCTAATCGAAAATATTACACCAAAGCTAACTCCCTTCTCCACAATACCTACCTATTCTTCTGCTGCACCACAAGCAAAGACGGGTCCGCCCTCATAGGGACAAGACCCGTCTTCGTCTTCGTCTTTCGTCATTATCTTACGGACAACCTACCGTCCTGCCGTCTCAAAAGAAAACCGCGCTGTCCAGGTAGCGCCTGCATCCTTCGTTACGTAGAGGGTGGAGCTGTTCAAATCCTTGACCGCCAGCCAGCCCTGATTGGCATCGGTGAACGAGATCGTTCCTTCGAATCCGGGAACCGCCTTCTGATTACTCCAGGTCCGGCCGTTGTTCTTGGTCAGCCCAACACCCACTTCTTCCGCTGCCGGCTGGTAACCTGCCAGGAATGCCGTCGTCTTGCCGATCAGCACCATATTGCCCGGGGTACCGGAAGCCGGTCCCTTCTTCACTGTGGCCGCGCCGCTTCCCGGAGCCGGACCGCCGCCTGCGGTCTCCTGGGCAATCACCCGGGTCCAGCTGCCGCCGGAGTTAGAGCTGCCGTAGAGAGAATAGGAAGTCTGCGACATACCAGAATCGCCGTAGAGCAAGGCGTACACTTGACTGTCATTGGCATAGATCTGACCGAATATAGGATCAGAGGTTGACGATTTCAGTACCTGCTTCCAGGCCGCTCCGCCGTCCGTTGTCTTCATTACCCGATAGCCGCTGCCCGGCACGACAACTACTGCCCAGCCGCTGTTACGGCTGGTGAAATAGGCTCCGCGGGTATTGGCAGGTGTCTTGATCAGGCTCCAGCTCTCCCCGCCATCGTTCGTATAGTAAGTAGAGGCCCGGTTGTAGCCGAATCCCTTACTGCTGTCCAGAAACTCTACGGATTCAAAGGTCACAGCCTTGTTCGACAGCCTTGTCCAGGTCGAGCCGCCGTCTGCCGTTCTTAACAGATATTTAGCCTGACCGTCCTTTACTGCGGCAAGCGCCCATCCATGAACATTATCCGGGAAATCAATCTGCTGGAAGCTCCACTGTCCTTCATAGATCTTCTGGAAATGGCAGCCGCCGTCCGAGGTTCCAATCAGGAAGCCGTTACCGGCTGCCCGGCCCGTATCTGCGCTAAGAAATTCTACATCCGAGAAGCTGAGCGGAATGCTGTCAGCTCCGCTATGTGCCTTTTGCAAATCCTGAAGCAGCCCGTGATCTCCAGTCCCGCAAGCCGGTGCCGCCGCCGAAGCTGCCGCCTGAACCGGTGAAGCCGCCGCTCCCCAACCTGACAGGGTAAGTAGACCTGCGGTAAGAAAAGTTACGGTTATCTGCTGTAATCTGGTCGTTCTGTTCATCGGTAACACCTCCTAGAATATATATACCCTCTGAGCAGAGTGTTACTCCGACAGTACATGAACATGTTACTCCATCTGAGGCCAACTATGTAGGTGTGAAATGGTACAAAACTGTAACCTATTTTGCTGTTAAAATTTCCTAATCGTGTTTAATAATAAGTAAAGAGATTTACGAGCACACTGCATTAAAGGAGGAAGTGAACCTTATGATAAAACAGGATATTCAGCATGCACTTCTCTCCAATCTGTGGCAACGCGTGCACCTGATCAGCGGAGAAACTTACACCGGAGTATGCAAAATCGACCACTCCTCCGATGCCCTGCATATTGAAACGAATAAAGGGAATTTCACCGTTCCTTATTGGACCATTAAGCGTTTTGTATAAAGCGCACAAAAAGACCTCATTCCCCGCATCCGTGGAGCATGAGGCCTTTTATATGTGATTATATCACCGGATTGGATACGAAATCTCCGCCCCGGCAATGCTTCAGGTAATTCAGCGCATGGACCTGGCCCATCATCTCCAGCTCCCCCTGATAGACGGGATCATGCCAGCCTTCAATATCAATCGTGCCCTGATAGCCGCCCTGCCGGAGAATGGTGATAATATCCGTCCAGTTCGTATCCCCGAAGCCCGGCGTCCGGTCCCATACATAAGGCTTAGGACCATGAATCCCGTACTCCTTGACTATGTCCCAGGCAATCGTCGCGTCCTTGCCATGAACATGGAAAATTTTATCCACCCACTTGCGCAGCTGCGGGATCGGGTCGATTAGCGCGGTCAGCTGATGGGCAGGCTCCCATTCCAGCCCGAGATTGTCTGCCGTAACGGCGTTGAACATTTTCTCCCAGGCTGTAGGGTTATGGGCGATATTCCAGTCACCCTTCTGCCAGCTCCCGCCCATCGCACAATTCTCAAAAGCAATCCGCAGACCCTTGTCTGCCGCCCGCTTCGACAATTCTCCGAATACCTCAGCGAATCTCGGAAGCGATTCGTCAATGGACGAGCCGGGCAGCCGTCCGGTGAAGCCGCCGATAATGTCCGTCCCGAACAAGTGGGCATGCTCAATCAGCTGCTCCCAGCCCGCCAAGGTGGCCTCCGTCTCAGACTCCGGCCCGCCGCCAAGCGGATTGCCGTAGATGCCGACAGCAGAGATGACGAAGTGATGCTCAGCCGCCAGCTCCCGGACCCGGGCTGCCGTCTCTACCAGATCAATCCCGCCTGTCGTCTGCCAGAAATTCAGTTGAAAGGACTCGAAGCCATGCTTCACAATCTGCGGAATGACCTGGACGGCTTCACCGCCGCGCACAAGCGTACCTATTCTCAGTGAATCTTGCATGATGTTGTCAACTCCAGTTGGTTTTATAGTCAGCGTCCTGCTGTTACCGGCCCTTAATCATCTTGCAAGAGCCCCGTTTGAGCAATACCGCATCATAGACAATGTGCTGATGAGAGGAATGTTTGGTAATCAGGTCGAACAGCACGCCCACACTGGACAGCGCCATTTCAGTGCCCGGCTGGCTGATCGTATCCAGCGCAGGATGATAATATTCCGCCATCTCAATGCCGTCAAATCCAATGATGGAAATATCATCGGGGATAGATAAGCCTGCGGTAAGCACAGCTTTGGCCGCACCGATGGCAATCGTATCGGAGGCCGCAAAGATAGCGGTTACGGTTCTGTCGCGGTTAAGCAGTCTGCGTGCAGCGTTGAAGCCCGAGCTGGGGCTGTATTCACAATCCTCTACGAATCCCGAATTATAAGGTATATTATGTTCTTCCAGCGCCATCTTGTAGCCAAGAAGGCGGCGGCTGCCTGTGGTGTCTTCCAGTAAAGGGGATTTGGCGAGAAAGCCGATGCTTTTATGACCAAGTGAAAGTAAATATGAGGTTGCCTTATAGGCTTCCTTGGATTCATCGATCGTTACGCTTGAGAAGATGGACGGGTCCACTTCCTGTGAGGTGGTGATCGTCGTAAGTACGAACGGGACCGTTAACTGCTTGAACTTCTCTTCGGAATGATTATAGGTACCGCCCATGAAAATAATCCCGCTAAGATTCTTCTCTTTCACCAGTTGAATCGCGGCGTTGATCTCATCGGTCCCGTCCTCCACCTGATGGATAAGGAACGGATATCCGCGCAGATTGACCTGACGTTCAATCTCTTTGATCATAATGGAGAAGAAGGGGTTAGTAATCCCTTTGACCATGAGTGCGATATTCTTGGATTGCGTTGTCTTCAAATTTCTGGCGTTGGAATTGGGAATATAGTTATATTCCTTGACGACACTCAGTACCTTCTCCCGGGTGGCATTGCTCACCAGACCCTTATTATTGATCACTCTGGACACTGTTGAGATGCCTACACCGGATATCCTCGCGATATCCTTAATGTTTACGTCCACACTACTCCCCCATTTATAGGTAAGGGAGCTATAAGATATAGCTCCCCTGTAACCTATACATTCTTTTAGTTAACAGGTGTAAATTCTGCCAATTGTTTCTCTACTTCGGCAATGACCTTGTCAACTCCTGCTTTTTTCAGCTGATCGCGGTATTCTGCTACAGCTGTCTTTGGATCTTTATTTGTTTTACCCAGCATGAGCTGAATACCAAGCTGTGCATTCACGTTCGAGATCGAGGCAATTTCAGTAGTTACATTAGCCGGGTCGAAGCTGAAGCCATTGTACGGATCATCGATCGCTTCTTTATCCCATGCAGCGAACAGGTCTTTACGGACCGGGTTATCAGTATCACTAGGAATCACGAACTTGTCGTTTCTGAGCGACCAGGCCGAGAAGCCGCCGCCGTCTGTTTTTTCATTGAAGCCCTGCGGCTGTTTCTTCACGCCATCTTCAATCACGTAGTGCTTGCCTTCGATACCGTATTGCATCAGGTTGTAGTAACTTGCATCGGTCATGAATTTCTCAATTACCATCAGTGAACGCTCTGGGTTAGAGGAGTTCGCACTGATTACTGTCGAGTTGTCTACACCCATCTTACGTTTGATTTTCTTATTGGCTTCAGCAAAAGTATAGAAGGCTGTAGGAGAATTAGGCAGCGCCTTGATATCTCCGCCATACTGGCCGATCCAGTCCTGGGCATGAGTCAGATAACCCGCAGAGTTCGCAGCTCTGAAGTTGTCTTTGCTGCCGAGGGAAGCAGACAGAACGTCTTTACCCCAGTAGCCCTTGTCGCCCCACTCACGCATTTTCACAGCCCAATCCTCGAATTCCTGGGTGAAGGCTGGATGGAATACTTTTTTGTAATCCTCCGGGCTCTTGGTAACCAGATTCAGTTCATTCAGCGAGATACCAGGTGCGTTCAGCCACATGTCTGTAGTATCTACGAGCATTCTGTACATGTTCTGAGCATCCTCAGCCTTACCGTTGATTGGCGGGAAGGATTCTTTGGCAACCACATTATCCATGTATTTAACCATATCATCAATCGACTTAATTTCAGTCATGCCGTATTTCTTCATCAGGTCGGTACGGTAGGCATAACCGGCAGGCGTGTATTCACTGAACAGACTCGGTACGCCATAGATTTTGCCATCTACCTTAGTATTCTGCCAGGAGGATTCAGGAACCTCTGCCTTCAGCTTAGGAGCCACCTTGTCCAGCATATCGGTAATGTCCGTCAGCGCACCTTCAGTAGCCAGGGTGTAGTAGGACACAGGAGCACCAGGTGATGCATGTGACAGATCGAACGATTCGCCGGAAGCGAACAGCAGCGGATACTTGGTTGCTACGTCTCCCCAGTCAATATATTTGATTTCAAGCGTAGTATTCAGATCGGCCTTAAGCTTCTTGTTAATCTCGGCCAGAATGTCTTTATTGGTAACTCCTTCACTGCCCCACAGGTAGTACGTCAACTTCGCTTCCTTAGAAGTGTCTACGCCTCCTGTGCTTGTG
This genomic interval from Paenibacillus sp. FSL H8-0332 contains the following:
- a CDS encoding SDR family oxidoreductase; amino-acid sequence: MGKLDGKVALITGGNSGIGLASARLFVAEGAKVVITGRNPVSLNAAVEELGAEHVVAVQADATNPQSAVKAVNAAIEAFGRLDVVYANAGIAGSTPLGSTELAAFEEVLRVNVTSIPLGRAAVPEEVAKVALFLASDDSSYIQGADIAVDDGAGSSPLGAPIYRQNA
- a CDS encoding DUF3502 domain-containing protein, with product MKGKKIASSLAAVLMLTGVLSACSSNNNANGNTPAGSNAPSTSTGGVDTSKEAKLTYYLWGSEGVTNKDILAEINKKLKADLNTTLEIKYIDWGDVATKYPLLFASGESFDLSHASPGAPVSYYTLATEGALTDITDMLDKVAPKLKAEVPESSWQNTKVDGKIYGVPSLFSEYTPAGYAYRTDLMKKYGMTEIKSIDDMVKYMDNVVAKESFPPINGKAEDAQNMYRMLVDTTDMWLNAPGISLNELNLVTKSPEDYKKVFHPAFTQEFEDWAVKMREWGDKGYWGKDVLSASLGSKDNFRAANSAGYLTHAQDWIGQYGGDIKALPNSPTAFYTFAEANKKIKRKMGVDNSTVISANSSNPERSLMVIEKFMTDASYYNLMQYGIEGKHYVIEDGVKKQPQGFNEKTDGGGFSAWSLRNDKFVIPSDTDNPVRKDLFAAWDKEAIDDPYNGFSFDPANVTTEIASISNVNAQLGIQLMLGKTNKDPKTAVAEYRDQLKKAGVDKVIAEVEKQLAEFTPVN
- a CDS encoding sugar phosphate isomerase/epimerase, with the translated sequence MQDSLRIGTLVRGGEAVQVIPQIVKHGFESFQLNFWQTTGGIDLVETAARVRELAAEHHFVISAVGIYGNPLGGGPESETEATLAGWEQLIEHAHLFGTDIIGGFTGRLPGSSIDESLPRFAEVFGELSKRAADKGLRIAFENCAMGGSWQKGDWNIAHNPTAWEKMFNAVTADNLGLEWEPAHQLTALIDPIPQLRKWVDKIFHVHGKDATIAWDIVKEYGIHGPKPYVWDRTPGFGDTNWTDIITILRQGGYQGTIDIEGWHDPVYQGELEMMGQVHALNYLKHCRGGDFVSNPVI
- a CDS encoding DUF3139 domain-containing protein is translated as MRHTNRTVIIAGVVLAIVAGGIYVTLTGLPYKRSQIASEVREYLVHTRAYPAADIQEIRGVYSLKSGDYEAEVRYKDEPDQNYTYAKVNGVFRLVGVSSMYGKHIDETFY
- a CDS encoding LacI family DNA-binding transcriptional regulator — translated: MDVNIKDIARISGVGISTVSRVINNKGLVSNATREKVLSVVKEYNYIPNSNARNLKTTQSKNIALMVKGITNPFFSIMIKEIERQVNLRGYPFLIHQVEDGTDEINAAIQLVKEKNLSGIIFMGGTYNHSEEKFKQLTVPFVLTTITTSQEVDPSIFSSVTIDESKEAYKATSYLLSLGHKSIGFLAKSPLLEDTTGSRRLLGYKMALEEHNIPYNSGFVEDCEYSPSSGFNAARRLLNRDRTVTAIFAASDTIAIGAAKAVLTAGLSIPDDISIIGFDGIEMAEYYHPALDTISQPGTEMALSSVGVLFDLITKHSSHQHIVYDAVLLKRGSCKMIKGR